A stretch of Acipenser ruthenus chromosome 1, fAciRut3.2 maternal haplotype, whole genome shotgun sequence DNA encodes these proteins:
- the LOC117404034 gene encoding secretory carrier-associated membrane protein 1-like isoform X1 has protein sequence MSDFDSNPFADPDMSNPFQDPSVTQVTRSAPPGLEEYNPFTDGRTAAPVPPAASKVPPATNTQPAIMKPTEEPPAYTQHAQDQALAQAELLKRQEELEKKAAELDRREREMQSLNQQGGRKNNWPPLPEKLPVGPCFYHDIAIDIPVEFQKTVKIMYYLWMFHTGTLFVNVFGCLAWFCVDAARGVDFGLAILWFMLFTPCSFVCWYRPLYAAFRSDSSFRFFVFFFVYICQFGVHVLQTIGITGWGNCGWISALTGLNTSVPVGIIMLLIAALFTASAVISLIMFKKVHGLYRTTGASFEKAQQEFATGVMANKTVQTAAANAASGAARTAFKGEQI, from the exons gaTCCCTCAGTGACACAGGTAACACGCAGTGCTCCCCCCGGACTGGAAGAATATAACCCTTTCACAGATGGAAGAACA GCGGCCCCAGTCCCCCCGGCTGCCTCAAAAGTGCCTCCAGCCACTAACACACAGCCGGCCATCATGAAGCCCACAGAAGAGCCTCCAGCCTACACACAGCATGCACAG GATCAAGCTCTGGCTCAGGCTGAGCTCCTGAAGCGCCAGGAGGAGCTGGAGAAGAAGGCAGCAGAGCTGGACCGGCGGGAGCGAGAGATGCAGAGCCTCAACCAGCAGGGTG gCAGGAAAAACAACTGGCCACCTCTTCCAGAGAAGCTCCCTGTGGGCCCGTGCTTTTACCATGACATAGCGATAGATATACCTGTAGAGTTTCAGAAGACCGTGAAGATTATGTACTATCTATGGATGT TCCACACGGGGACGCTGTTTGTGAATGTTTTCGGGTGTCTGGCCTGGTTTTGTGTCGATGCTGCAAGAGGAGTTGACTTTGGATTGGCGATACTCTGGTTCATGCTCTTTACTCCATGCTCCTTCGTCTGCTGGTACAGACCCCTGTATGCGGCATTCAG GAGTGACAGCTCTTTCAGGTTCTTTGTCTTCTTCTTTGTATATATCTGTCAGTTCGGTGTACATGTGCTACAGACTATTGGCATAACAGGATGGGGTAACTG tgGCTGGATTTCTGCGCTCACAGGTCTTAACACCAGTGTTCCAGTTGGTATAATCATGCTCCTGATAGCAGCCCTGTTCACAGCCTCTGCGGTTATTTCATTAATCATGTTTAAAAAG GTACACGGACTTTACCGAACCACAGGAGCCAGCTTTGAGAAAGCGCAGCAGGAGTTTGCTACTGGAGTCATGGCAAACAAAACTGTACAGACTGCAGCGGCAAATGCAGCCTCTGGAGCAGCACGCACCGCTTTCAAGGGAGAGCAGATCTGA
- the LOC117404034 gene encoding secretory carrier-associated membrane protein 1-like isoform X2 encodes MMDPSVTQVTRSAPPGLEEYNPFTDGRTAAPVPPAASKVPPATNTQPAIMKPTEEPPAYTQHAQDQALAQAELLKRQEELEKKAAELDRREREMQSLNQQGGRKNNWPPLPEKLPVGPCFYHDIAIDIPVEFQKTVKIMYYLWMFHTGTLFVNVFGCLAWFCVDAARGVDFGLAILWFMLFTPCSFVCWYRPLYAAFRSDSSFRFFVFFFVYICQFGVHVLQTIGITGWGNCGWISALTGLNTSVPVGIIMLLIAALFTASAVISLIMFKKVHGLYRTTGASFEKAQQEFATGVMANKTVQTAAANAASGAARTAFKGEQI; translated from the exons gaTCCCTCAGTGACACAGGTAACACGCAGTGCTCCCCCCGGACTGGAAGAATATAACCCTTTCACAGATGGAAGAACA GCGGCCCCAGTCCCCCCGGCTGCCTCAAAAGTGCCTCCAGCCACTAACACACAGCCGGCCATCATGAAGCCCACAGAAGAGCCTCCAGCCTACACACAGCATGCACAG GATCAAGCTCTGGCTCAGGCTGAGCTCCTGAAGCGCCAGGAGGAGCTGGAGAAGAAGGCAGCAGAGCTGGACCGGCGGGAGCGAGAGATGCAGAGCCTCAACCAGCAGGGTG gCAGGAAAAACAACTGGCCACCTCTTCCAGAGAAGCTCCCTGTGGGCCCGTGCTTTTACCATGACATAGCGATAGATATACCTGTAGAGTTTCAGAAGACCGTGAAGATTATGTACTATCTATGGATGT TCCACACGGGGACGCTGTTTGTGAATGTTTTCGGGTGTCTGGCCTGGTTTTGTGTCGATGCTGCAAGAGGAGTTGACTTTGGATTGGCGATACTCTGGTTCATGCTCTTTACTCCATGCTCCTTCGTCTGCTGGTACAGACCCCTGTATGCGGCATTCAG GAGTGACAGCTCTTTCAGGTTCTTTGTCTTCTTCTTTGTATATATCTGTCAGTTCGGTGTACATGTGCTACAGACTATTGGCATAACAGGATGGGGTAACTG tgGCTGGATTTCTGCGCTCACAGGTCTTAACACCAGTGTTCCAGTTGGTATAATCATGCTCCTGATAGCAGCCCTGTTCACAGCCTCTGCGGTTATTTCATTAATCATGTTTAAAAAG GTACACGGACTTTACCGAACCACAGGAGCCAGCTTTGAGAAAGCGCAGCAGGAGTTTGCTACTGGAGTCATGGCAAACAAAACTGTACAGACTGCAGCGGCAAATGCAGCCTCTGGAGCAGCACGCACCGCTTTCAAGGGAGAGCAGATCTGA